In one window of Catalinimonas alkaloidigena DNA:
- a CDS encoding alanine/glycine:cation symporter family protein, whose protein sequence is MKRVILFLSALLLLSPVCYGQEAAQTIDQQINSVFEPVTEAIEAVVFFTIPVGGGRSIPFVLIWLIVGASVFTVYMGFINIRGFKHAIDVVRGRFDDPNDAGEVSHFQALTAALSGTVGIGNIGGVALAISTGGPGATFWMILAGLLGMSSKFVECTLGLKYRDEHADGTVSGGPMYYLSKGFAKRGWGGVGKVLAGFFAIACIGGSFGGGNMVQINQATQQLIQVTGGEESFFFENKWLFGVVMALVIAVIIIGGIRSIAKVTDKVVPFMVGIYILGALAVIAVNFRQIPTAFSAIIEGAFSPDAVFGGILGVLLVGFQRAAFSNEAGVGSASIAHSAAKTDEPISEGIVALLEPFIDTVVICTMTALVIIITDAYQAGDSEGVRLTSRSFATVFSWFPYVLSIAVILFALSTMISWSYYGLKAWTYLFGETRAADISYKVIFCIFVVVGSAIKATSVFDFGDAMIFAMCFPNMAGLYLLAPEVKRDLTRYLKEVKSGKIKQYF, encoded by the coding sequence ATGAAAAGAGTTATACTTTTCTTATCTGCTCTGCTGTTGCTGAGCCCGGTATGCTACGGACAAGAGGCAGCACAAACCATCGACCAGCAAATCAATTCTGTTTTTGAGCCGGTGACCGAGGCCATTGAGGCGGTGGTGTTCTTTACCATTCCTGTCGGTGGCGGGCGGTCCATTCCTTTCGTCCTGATCTGGCTCATTGTAGGCGCCTCCGTGTTTACCGTCTACATGGGATTTATCAACATTCGGGGCTTCAAACACGCCATCGACGTGGTCCGAGGCCGTTTCGACGATCCTAACGATGCCGGTGAAGTAAGTCACTTTCAGGCACTTACGGCAGCACTATCCGGAACGGTCGGAATCGGCAACATCGGCGGTGTGGCCCTGGCCATCTCGACCGGTGGGCCGGGGGCTACGTTTTGGATGATCCTGGCCGGGCTATTGGGGATGTCGTCCAAATTTGTAGAATGTACGCTGGGCCTGAAATACCGTGACGAACACGCAGACGGTACGGTTTCGGGCGGACCGATGTATTACCTGAGTAAAGGATTCGCCAAGCGCGGTTGGGGCGGCGTCGGAAAAGTACTGGCGGGTTTCTTTGCCATTGCCTGTATCGGCGGATCGTTCGGGGGGGGGAATATGGTGCAGATCAACCAGGCTACCCAACAGTTGATTCAGGTAACCGGCGGCGAAGAAAGCTTCTTTTTTGAGAACAAATGGTTGTTTGGGGTCGTGATGGCTCTGGTCATTGCGGTCATCATCATCGGGGGGATCCGCAGCATCGCGAAGGTGACGGACAAAGTAGTCCCCTTTATGGTCGGGATTTACATCCTGGGCGCCCTTGCTGTAATTGCGGTGAATTTTCGGCAGATTCCGACGGCTTTTTCCGCCATTATTGAAGGGGCGTTTTCGCCCGATGCTGTGTTCGGTGGTATCTTGGGCGTTCTGTTGGTAGGATTTCAGCGTGCCGCGTTTTCGAACGAGGCTGGGGTGGGATCGGCTTCAATCGCCCACTCCGCTGCCAAGACCGACGAACCGATCAGTGAAGGCATTGTCGCCTTGCTGGAGCCCTTTATCGACACGGTCGTAATCTGTACAATGACGGCCCTGGTGATCATCATTACCGATGCCTATCAGGCAGGCGATTCTGAAGGGGTGCGTCTTACTTCCCGGTCATTTGCTACGGTCTTTTCCTGGTTCCCTTACGTGCTCTCCATCGCGGTCATCCTGTTTGCGCTGTCTACCATGATTTCCTGGTCTTATTACGGCCTGAAAGCCTGGACGTACCTGTTCGGTGAAACGCGTGCGGCCGATATCTCTTATAAAGTGATCTTCTGCATTTTCGTTGTGGTAGGGTCTGCCATCAAAGCCACCAGCGTATTCGACTTTGGCGATGCCATGATTTTCGCCATGTGTTTTCCCAACATGGCGGGATTGTATCTGTTAGCGCCCGAAGTGAAACGCGACCTGACCCGTTACCTGAAGGAAGTAAAATCGGGGAAAATCAAGCAGTATTTTTAA
- a CDS encoding M23 family metallopeptidase, which translates to MAKIKYYYDTHTCKYEQVRTSTSDILINGLAFLMLAAVTGGVIAFFYGKIFGSPTEAALRKENQELKFYYEVLDERMHQTEDMLTSLQSRDDNIYRTIFEAEPIPASVRSAGVGGAERYRELMEKGLSREDLIISTTARLDQLKKEMYIQTKSYDELVELIKNKNEMLAAIPAIRPLKDNMRVGSGFGKRVDPVYKTIKMHKGLDFAAPTGTKIYATGDGKIIKARRNGGYGECVIIDHGFGYQSLYGHMSKIVAKEGQHIKRGDVIGYIGSTGKSTGPHLHYEVIKNGTRINPINFFYSDLSPSEFQDMLEVSSNQNQSFD; encoded by the coding sequence ATGGCAAAAATTAAATACTACTACGACACCCACACCTGCAAGTACGAACAGGTACGCACTTCGACTTCAGACATCCTGATCAATGGATTAGCGTTTCTGATGCTGGCAGCGGTGACGGGTGGAGTAATCGCGTTTTTCTACGGAAAAATCTTTGGTTCGCCTACTGAGGCCGCGCTGCGCAAGGAGAACCAGGAACTGAAATTCTATTACGAAGTGCTGGACGAACGGATGCACCAGACAGAAGACATGCTGACTTCGTTGCAGAGCCGTGACGATAACATTTACCGCACGATCTTCGAAGCCGAACCCATTCCGGCATCGGTGCGCAGCGCAGGGGTCGGTGGTGCGGAACGCTACCGGGAGTTGATGGAAAAAGGCCTGAGCCGTGAAGATCTGATCATCAGCACGACGGCCCGGCTCGATCAGTTAAAGAAAGAGATGTACATCCAGACCAAGTCGTACGACGAGCTGGTTGAACTGATTAAGAACAAAAACGAAATGCTGGCGGCCATCCCGGCCATTCGCCCGTTGAAAGACAACATGCGTGTGGGCTCTGGCTTTGGCAAGCGCGTCGATCCGGTTTATAAAACGATCAAGATGCACAAGGGGCTGGACTTTGCGGCACCGACCGGCACTAAAATCTACGCGACGGGCGACGGGAAGATCATCAAAGCACGGCGCAACGGCGGCTACGGCGAGTGTGTCATTATCGACCACGGCTTCGGCTACCAGTCACTCTACGGACACATGAGCAAGATCGTAGCGAAAGAAGGCCAGCACATTAAACGTGGGGACGTGATCGGCTACATCGGCAGCACCGGCAAGTCTACAGGCCCGCACCTGCACTATGAGGTGATCAAAAACGGCACGCGCATTAACCCGATCAACTTCTTTTACAGTGACTTGTCGCCCAGCGAGTTTCAGGACATGCTGGAAGTGTCGTCCAATCAAAACCAATCGTTCGACTAA
- the alaS gene encoding alanine--tRNA ligase, protein MKAKEIRQTFLEFFKSKGHQIVPSAPLVVKNDPTLMFTNAGMNQFKDYFLGNKPARNKRVADTQKCLRVSGKHNDLEEVGHDTYHHTMFEMLGNWSFGDYFKKEALQWSWELLTEVYKLPADRLYASVFEGDAADGLPADEEALALWREMLPDDHILYGNKKDNFWEMGDTGPCGPCSEIHIDLRSDEERAKVPGRELVNRDNPLVVEIWNNVFIQFNRMADGSLVPLPEKHVDTGMGFERLCMAIQGKTSNYDTDVFQPMIQFIAREAGTTYGADPKKDIAMRVLADHIRAISFSIADGQLPSNQRAGYVIRRILRRAVRYAYTFLGFKEPFLYRLVPLLADQFADVFPELKAQQDFVARVIQEEESAFLRTLETGLRRLDALTNENTSGVIDGATVFELYDTFGFPVDLTALIARERGMRVDEAGFQQEMGKQKERSRSAAAVDRGDWVELTTDEESEFIGYDHLESRAHLVKYRAVDSKGKKRYQLVLDKTPFYAESGGQVGDTGYLETNEEKIPVLNTVRENDLIIHETEQLPSDLTAELHAVVDTPQRKLTENNHSATHLLHAALRQVLGSHVQQKGSLVTKDYLRFDFSHFSKVTEEELAQIEQIVNRKIRENIPIDERRNVPIEDAKGMGAMALFGEKYGDYVRVITFDPAYSVELCGGTHVPSTGQIGFFKIISESSVAAGVRRIEAYTADRAEQYINEQLAQLEEIKALLKNPRDLPKALQGLIDERNAAQKQIELLQLQEAQQVKQDLLSKVRRINDMAFIAEKVHLPNADAAKQIAFELRSQVDNLFLVLAAEVQEKPMITVMISDELVKEKGYNAGQIVRDLAKDIKGGGGGQPFYATAGGKDVSGLDHVLVRAAEMI, encoded by the coding sequence ATGAAAGCCAAAGAGATACGCCAGACTTTCCTTGAATTTTTCAAAAGCAAGGGGCACCAGATTGTTCCCTCCGCACCGCTGGTCGTGAAGAACGATCCGACGCTGATGTTCACCAACGCGGGGATGAACCAGTTTAAAGACTATTTTTTAGGTAATAAACCGGCTCGTAATAAAAGGGTTGCGGACACACAGAAATGTTTGCGCGTCTCGGGCAAGCACAACGATCTGGAAGAAGTAGGGCACGATACGTACCACCACACCATGTTCGAGATGCTGGGCAACTGGTCGTTCGGCGACTACTTTAAGAAAGAGGCCCTGCAGTGGTCGTGGGAGTTGTTGACAGAAGTCTACAAGCTACCGGCCGACCGCCTCTATGCTTCTGTGTTCGAGGGAGATGCAGCCGATGGCTTACCTGCCGACGAAGAGGCGCTGGCCCTCTGGCGGGAGATGTTGCCCGACGACCACATTCTGTACGGAAACAAGAAAGACAACTTCTGGGAAATGGGCGATACGGGACCCTGCGGTCCGTGTTCGGAAATCCACATCGACCTGCGGAGCGACGAAGAGCGCGCCAAGGTGCCGGGACGCGAGTTGGTCAACCGCGACAACCCGCTGGTCGTGGAGATTTGGAACAACGTTTTCATCCAATTCAACCGGATGGCCGACGGGTCGCTGGTGCCCCTCCCCGAAAAGCACGTGGATACCGGTATGGGCTTCGAGCGACTTTGCATGGCGATTCAGGGCAAGACGTCGAACTACGATACCGACGTGTTCCAGCCCATGATTCAGTTCATCGCCCGCGAAGCCGGTACCACCTACGGAGCCGATCCAAAGAAAGACATCGCGATGCGCGTGTTGGCGGACCACATCCGCGCAATTTCGTTCAGCATTGCCGATGGGCAACTGCCTTCCAACCAGCGGGCGGGGTACGTCATCCGGCGTATCTTGCGACGGGCGGTGCGTTACGCCTACACCTTCTTAGGATTCAAAGAGCCTTTTCTCTATCGCCTGGTGCCTCTGTTGGCCGATCAGTTTGCGGATGTGTTCCCTGAACTCAAAGCCCAACAGGACTTTGTAGCACGGGTAATTCAGGAAGAGGAATCGGCGTTTCTGCGTACGCTGGAGACCGGACTGCGTCGCCTCGACGCGCTAACCAACGAAAATACCAGCGGGGTGATCGACGGGGCTACCGTATTCGAACTGTACGACACGTTCGGTTTTCCGGTCGACCTGACGGCACTGATTGCACGGGAGCGGGGCATGCGGGTGGACGAAGCCGGATTCCAACAGGAAATGGGCAAGCAAAAGGAACGTTCGCGCAGTGCAGCGGCCGTAGACCGGGGCGACTGGGTCGAGCTGACCACCGACGAAGAGAGTGAGTTCATCGGCTACGACCATCTGGAAAGCCGCGCGCACTTGGTGAAATACCGCGCGGTAGACAGCAAGGGCAAAAAGCGTTACCAATTGGTGCTGGACAAAACGCCGTTCTACGCCGAAAGCGGTGGGCAGGTCGGCGACACCGGTTATCTGGAAACGAACGAGGAGAAGATTCCCGTCCTGAATACCGTCAGGGAAAACGACCTGATCATTCACGAAACCGAGCAGTTGCCTTCGGACCTCACGGCCGAGCTGCATGCCGTGGTGGATACGCCGCAACGGAAACTAACGGAAAATAACCACTCGGCAACGCACCTGCTCCACGCCGCGCTGCGCCAGGTACTCGGATCGCACGTGCAACAGAAAGGATCGTTGGTAACGAAAGACTACCTGCGGTTTGATTTCTCGCATTTCAGCAAGGTGACAGAAGAAGAACTGGCTCAGATTGAGCAGATCGTGAACCGGAAAATCCGCGAAAATATTCCGATCGACGAGCGGCGCAACGTACCCATCGAGGATGCCAAAGGCATGGGCGCGATGGCCCTGTTCGGAGAAAAATATGGCGACTACGTACGCGTCATTACCTTCGATCCGGCGTATTCTGTCGAGCTGTGCGGTGGAACCCACGTGCCGTCTACGGGGCAGATCGGTTTCTTCAAGATCATCTCCGAGAGTTCGGTGGCAGCGGGCGTGCGCCGCATCGAAGCGTATACCGCCGACCGTGCCGAGCAATACATCAACGAGCAGCTGGCGCAATTGGAAGAGATCAAAGCGCTGTTGAAAAATCCGCGCGATCTACCCAAAGCCTTGCAAGGCCTGATCGACGAGCGCAATGCCGCCCAGAAGCAGATCGAGTTGTTGCAGTTGCAGGAAGCGCAGCAAGTAAAACAGGATCTGCTGAGCAAAGTGCGCCGGATCAACGACATGGCCTTTATTGCCGAGAAAGTGCACCTGCCCAACGCCGATGCGGCCAAGCAGATCGCATTCGAGTTGCGCAGTCAGGTCGACAACCTGTTTTTGGTGCTGGCTGCCGAAGTGCAGGAGAAACCCATGATTACCGTCATGATCTCCGACGAACTGGTGAAGGAGAAAGGCTACAACGCTGGTCAGATTGTGCGCGACCTCGCGAAAGACATCAAAGGCGGCGGCGGCGGTCAGCCCTTTTACGCTACGGCGGGTGGCAAAGACGTCAGTGGACTCGACCATGTGCTGGTGCGGGCCGCCGAGATGATTTAA
- a CDS encoding MerR family transcriptional regulator produces MDEIEKRYYTIGELAQMLGVNASLIRFWETEFPSIQPKKNRKGNRIYTQKDVDQIQRIYHLVKERGYKLQGARDELRKQNQVAAERTTMKRRLEKVRSFLLEMKESLPDA; encoded by the coding sequence ATGGACGAGATTGAAAAAAGGTACTACACGATCGGAGAGCTGGCGCAGATGCTGGGGGTGAATGCCTCACTGATTCGTTTCTGGGAAACTGAATTTCCGTCTATCCAACCCAAGAAAAACCGCAAGGGGAATCGGATTTATACTCAGAAAGATGTAGACCAAATTCAGCGCATCTATCACCTGGTGAAGGAACGCGGGTACAAACTCCAGGGTGCCCGGGATGAGTTGCGTAAGCAAAATCAGGTAGCTGCCGAACGTACCACCATGAAACGCCGCCTGGAAAAAGTCCGCTCGTTTCTACTGGAGATGAAAGAATCGCTGCCCGACGCATGA
- a CDS encoding DUF1801 domain-containing protein, with protein sequence MRTIETYGQFHEILIDATPPVQDLAFELRTLIQEVYPDVVEVPWPRQRITGFGIGPKKMSEHFCYIAVHRHHINLGFNHGGCLDDPTGLLGGEGKKFRHIKLATPDDIDHGALRQLLEIALYERRAALS encoded by the coding sequence ATGCGTACCATCGAAACTTATGGTCAGTTTCACGAAATCCTTATTGATGCGACTCCCCCCGTGCAGGACCTCGCGTTTGAGTTGCGCACACTGATCCAGGAGGTCTATCCCGACGTTGTAGAAGTCCCCTGGCCCCGCCAGCGCATCACCGGCTTCGGCATCGGCCCAAAAAAAATGTCGGAACATTTCTGTTACATCGCCGTGCATCGGCATCACATCAACCTGGGCTTCAACCACGGCGGCTGTCTGGACGACCCCACAGGCCTGTTGGGCGGCGAGGGAAAGAAATTCCGGCACATCAAGCTTGCGACGCCTGACGACATCGACCACGGAGCGCTGCGCCAACTGTTGGAAATCGCGTTGTACGAACGCCGGGCCGCGCTATCGTGA
- a CDS encoding OmpA family protein — protein sequence MTWDQLYTTTDHPTGPGYFQEVAAVHEILEQEHNSIWYRITVPKEAAGANLIFRLEPQQGDEDYDFLLYQTDDAVAFFDALQNGSVRPVRGNVAFNNSIHENVTGLSCQALHPFEDAESHHTFSSAVPLKGGETFFLLVDSPLMGSKGYSLKFTDCSDVHEEVEQEATVALAESSASTPAVTASPAAAPKASKPGKGERYHTVSKDETIYSIARWYRMSIKDVESRNELSESLIYVGQKLVVRDVQPDYSRTAGRKTQPTSKSTTPLLASSENQQGHTPNAVTSSTLAKTGSSNTTKKGTSTATKAPAASETQPTPVEASEKEKEVVATPAEEQEEQSEPVALAPAKPEGKTYFLKLNVYNSRNSKPVETSAMVVSPLDGSPIGELEAFKTEALYLEKSKPRRNSVVIDKFGFRRTELDLDLDHLFNDTTLAAGSVFLNRDTIVLDQYIDRYRKGDINVMYNVFFHDDAAIMLVKSKYELTSLLELMQENDDVKIRIHGHTNGGGIGKIIVRNEDAHNFFYVNGTTKETTGSAKHLSQLRADIIRDYLVFNGISTDRIETVGWGGKRPVYDKKSTLAYKNKRVEVEVVEE from the coding sequence TTGACGTGGGATCAACTGTACACCACTACCGATCATCCTACCGGACCCGGTTACTTCCAGGAAGTGGCCGCCGTACACGAAATTCTGGAGCAGGAACATAATTCCATCTGGTACCGCATCACCGTTCCAAAAGAAGCGGCCGGGGCGAATTTGATTTTCCGCCTGGAGCCTCAACAAGGCGACGAAGACTACGACTTTCTGTTGTATCAGACCGACGATGCTGTGGCCTTCTTCGATGCCTTGCAAAATGGATCAGTGCGTCCTGTGCGCGGTAACGTAGCCTTTAATAACTCTATCCACGAAAACGTCACCGGACTTTCGTGCCAGGCCCTTCATCCTTTTGAAGATGCCGAATCGCACCACACCTTTAGCTCGGCGGTTCCTCTGAAGGGCGGCGAGACCTTCTTCCTTCTGGTGGATTCTCCGCTGATGGGCAGCAAAGGGTACAGTCTGAAATTTACCGACTGCTCGGATGTACACGAAGAAGTGGAACAGGAAGCAACCGTAGCTTTGGCCGAATCGTCTGCCAGCACGCCCGCGGTAACCGCTTCGCCAGCCGCTGCTCCCAAAGCCTCGAAGCCCGGCAAAGGCGAGCGCTACCACACCGTCAGTAAAGACGAAACGATCTACTCTATCGCCCGTTGGTACCGGATGAGCATCAAAGATGTAGAGAGCAGAAACGAGCTTTCGGAGAGCTTGATCTACGTTGGCCAGAAACTCGTTGTGCGCGATGTGCAACCTGATTATAGCCGTACGGCAGGGCGTAAAACTCAGCCTACTTCAAAATCGACTACCCCGCTCTTGGCTTCTTCGGAAAACCAGCAAGGGCATACGCCCAATGCGGTGACCAGCTCTACACTTGCTAAGACCGGCTCGTCCAATACCACGAAAAAGGGCACCAGCACTGCCACCAAGGCACCAGCTGCATCCGAAACTCAGCCCACACCAGTCGAAGCTTCGGAGAAGGAAAAGGAAGTGGTCGCCACACCTGCCGAGGAGCAAGAAGAGCAATCTGAACCTGTGGCCCTTGCTCCGGCGAAACCCGAAGGCAAAACGTACTTCCTCAAGTTGAACGTCTATAACTCGCGTAACAGCAAGCCAGTCGAGACCTCGGCTATGGTGGTAAGCCCCTTAGACGGCTCCCCAATCGGTGAACTGGAAGCTTTCAAAACCGAAGCGCTCTACCTGGAGAAATCGAAGCCACGTCGTAACTCTGTCGTAATTGACAAGTTTGGGTTCCGTCGCACCGAGCTGGACCTGGATCTGGACCATCTCTTTAACGATACGACGCTTGCTGCTGGAAGTGTCTTCCTGAATCGTGATACGATCGTGCTTGATCAATACATCGACCGCTACCGGAAAGGCGACATCAACGTGATGTACAACGTTTTCTTCCACGACGATGCCGCCATCATGCTGGTTAAATCAAAGTATGAACTCACCAGCCTGTTGGAACTGATGCAGGAGAACGACGACGTGAAGATCCGCATCCACGGCCACACCAACGGGGGCGGCATCGGCAAGATCATTGTCCGCAATGAAGATGCTCACAACTTCTTCTACGTAAACGGCACCACCAAAGAGACGACAGGCTCAGCCAAGCATTTGTCTCAGCTTCGTGCCGACATTATTCGCGACTACCTGGTTTTCAACGGGATTTCTACAGACCGTATTGAAACTGTCGGTTGGGGTGGGAAACGCCCGGTGTACGATAAAAAGTCGACGCTCGCTTACAAAAACAAGCGTGTAGAAGTGGAAGTAGTTGAAGAGTAG
- the dprA gene encoding DNA-processing protein DprA, translated as MKDADEILYRLALSFVPKVGSVLTRQLIGYCGSAKAVFTTPRGKLLRIPGIGKFIADNIQQADLLVKAERELALVEKHDVQLLWFTDEAYPSRLKHLPDSPPLLYYQGTASLNHARIVGIVGTRQATDYGRSVTEQIVRDLVPHECLVVSGLAYGIDITAHRAAVQHQLPTIGVMANGLDLVYPAAHKATAQQMRTHGGLLTENPFGTKPDAPQFPARNRIIAGLCDALVVVEAAAKGGALITADMAHQYDREVLAVPGNLGNPYSEGCNRLIRQLKAAIYTNIEDLEKLLNWDLDAPARATTTQLHLDESLFSAEELSVLQVLRQQGAQQIDELGFATQLAAGRLASLLLNLEFQGMIKALPGKKYCLTHKK; from the coding sequence ATGAAAGACGCCGACGAGATTCTCTATCGGTTGGCGCTGTCGTTTGTGCCCAAAGTCGGTAGTGTGCTCACACGCCAGTTGATTGGGTACTGCGGCTCGGCCAAGGCGGTTTTTACCACGCCCCGGGGCAAACTGCTCAGGATTCCGGGTATCGGAAAATTCATTGCCGACAACATTCAGCAAGCGGATCTGCTCGTTAAGGCCGAACGCGAACTGGCGCTGGTCGAAAAACACGACGTGCAACTGCTTTGGTTTACGGACGAGGCCTACCCTTCGCGGCTCAAGCACCTGCCCGATAGCCCTCCCCTACTGTATTACCAGGGCACCGCCTCGCTCAACCACGCCCGCATCGTCGGCATTGTGGGCACGCGCCAGGCGACCGACTACGGACGAAGCGTTACCGAACAGATTGTCCGCGACCTGGTGCCGCACGAATGTCTGGTGGTCAGCGGTCTGGCTTACGGTATCGACATTACGGCCCATCGCGCCGCAGTGCAGCACCAGTTGCCTACCATTGGGGTAATGGCCAACGGACTCGACTTGGTCTACCCCGCGGCCCACAAGGCGACCGCCCAGCAGATGCGCACACACGGAGGTTTGCTGACCGAAAACCCGTTCGGCACCAAGCCCGACGCCCCTCAGTTTCCGGCACGCAACCGGATCATCGCCGGTTTATGCGACGCTCTGGTTGTGGTCGAGGCCGCCGCCAAGGGGGGAGCCCTCATCACCGCGGACATGGCGCATCAGTACGACCGCGAGGTGTTGGCTGTTCCGGGCAATCTGGGTAACCCCTATTCTGAAGGCTGCAACCGCCTGATCCGCCAGTTGAAGGCGGCTATTTATACGAACATCGAAGACCTGGAAAAGCTACTGAACTGGGATTTGGACGCGCCCGCTCGCGCCACCACGACGCAACTGCACCTGGACGAGTCGTTGTTCTCGGCAGAGGAGTTGAGTGTTTTGCAGGTGCTTCGGCAACAGGGGGCTCAGCAGATCGACGAGTTGGGGTTTGCTACACAATTAGCGGCGGGGCGCCTGGCTTCTTTACTTCTGAATCTGGAGTTTCAGGGAATGATCAAAGCGCTGCCGGGAAAAAAGTATTGCCTGACGCATAAAAAATGA
- a CDS encoding DUF1987 domain-containing protein codes for MQELILQPTVKSPRVHFDPVTGKLEISGKSIPENSYNLYRPLIEWVEDYVAQPAARTELIFKLTYFNSSSAEYILELMKKLESLHLKGSPVEVRWFYDEEDEDMEQIGEDFKAILRLPIHMVVSEEDR; via the coding sequence ATGCAAGAATTGATACTGCAACCGACGGTCAAATCTCCCCGTGTGCACTTTGATCCTGTGACGGGAAAACTTGAAATTTCAGGAAAATCGATTCCTGAGAATTCCTATAACCTCTACAGACCGTTGATTGAGTGGGTAGAAGACTATGTTGCGCAACCCGCTGCCCGTACAGAGCTCATCTTTAAGCTGACGTATTTCAACTCCAGCTCAGCCGAGTATATTCTGGAATTGATGAAGAAGCTGGAAAGCCTCCACCTGAAAGGGAGCCCCGTAGAAGTGCGTTGGTTCTACGACGAGGAAGACGAAGACATGGAGCAGATTGGCGAAGATTTTAAAGCCATTTTGCGGCTTCCGATCCACATGGTTGTGAGCGAAGAAGATCGCTGA